From the Streptomyces nigrescens genome, one window contains:
- a CDS encoding amino acid transporter, producing MAASAPAGSPSGATARQRLRAWMLEGLADMARHQKGPHAGPVSAHRGQRWWRVMCLTGVDYFSTLGYQPGIAALAAGLLSPIATIVLVIVTLAGALPVYRRVAKESPHGQGSIAMLERLLSFWKGKLFVLTLLGFAATDFLITITLSAADASTHLVENPHVSSVLHHQQMVITLILIALLGAVFLKGFLEAIGVAVVLVGLYLGLNVAVVVAGLWHVATAPHVVPDWSHALTTEHGSPLAMVGVALLVFPKLALGLSGFETGVAVMPHIEGDPGDTEERPRGRIRGAKKLLTTSAVIMSVFLIITSFITTLLIPEQAFQPGGSANGRALAYLAHEYLGSAFGTVYDVSTIAILWFAGASAMAGLLNLMPQYLPRYGMAPHWARAVRPMVLVFTLVAFLVTWIFNADVDAQGGAYATGVLVLISSAAIAVTIAARRARERGWTTGFAVISLVFLYTTIANVIERPDGVKIGACFIAGIILVSFLSRLARAFELRVTSVVLDEMAERFVRDIAHRKVRFIANEPDQRDLAEYRDKVKQIRTDNDIPAEDDLIFVEVTVGDPSEFESELRVRGEVMHGRYRVLCLESSTISNALAALLLHVRDTTGALPHIYFEWTEGSPFAQFLRFFLFGQGEVAPVTREVLREAEPDRDRRPRVHVG from the coding sequence ATGGCCGCCTCCGCCCCTGCCGGTTCTCCTTCCGGGGCCACGGCACGGCAGCGCCTGCGCGCCTGGATGCTGGAGGGCCTGGCCGATATGGCCAGGCATCAGAAAGGGCCGCACGCCGGGCCGGTGAGTGCCCACCGGGGACAGCGCTGGTGGCGGGTGATGTGCCTGACCGGGGTCGACTACTTCTCCACCCTCGGCTATCAGCCGGGCATCGCCGCCCTGGCCGCGGGGCTGCTGTCACCGATCGCCACCATCGTTTTGGTCATCGTGACGCTCGCCGGCGCGCTGCCCGTCTACCGGCGGGTGGCGAAGGAGAGCCCGCACGGCCAGGGCTCGATCGCGATGCTGGAGCGGCTGCTGTCCTTCTGGAAGGGCAAGTTGTTCGTCCTGACCCTGCTGGGCTTCGCCGCCACCGACTTCCTCATCACCATCACCCTGTCGGCGGCCGACGCCTCCACCCACCTCGTGGAGAACCCACATGTCAGCAGCGTGCTGCACCACCAGCAGATGGTCATCACGCTGATCCTGATCGCGCTGCTCGGCGCGGTGTTCCTCAAGGGCTTCCTGGAGGCGATCGGAGTCGCCGTCGTCCTCGTGGGCCTCTACCTCGGGCTGAATGTGGCCGTGGTCGTCGCCGGACTGTGGCATGTGGCCACCGCACCGCATGTCGTCCCCGACTGGTCCCATGCCCTGACCACCGAGCACGGCAGCCCCCTGGCGATGGTCGGTGTGGCCCTGCTGGTCTTCCCGAAGCTGGCGCTGGGCCTGTCCGGGTTCGAAACGGGTGTCGCGGTCATGCCCCACATCGAGGGCGACCCCGGCGACACCGAGGAACGCCCCAGGGGGCGGATCCGCGGGGCGAAGAAGCTGCTCACCACCTCTGCCGTGATCATGAGCGTCTTCCTCATCATCACCAGCTTCATCACCACCCTGCTCATCCCGGAGCAGGCCTTCCAGCCCGGCGGATCGGCCAACGGCCGCGCGCTGGCCTATCTGGCCCACGAGTACCTGGGCTCCGCGTTCGGCACGGTCTACGACGTCTCCACCATCGCCATCCTCTGGTTCGCCGGCGCCTCGGCCATGGCCGGCCTGCTGAACCTGATGCCGCAATACCTGCCACGCTACGGAATGGCGCCCCACTGGGCCCGGGCGGTGCGCCCGATGGTGCTGGTCTTCACCCTGGTCGCCTTCCTGGTCACCTGGATCTTCAACGCCGACGTGGACGCCCAGGGCGGCGCCTACGCCACCGGCGTCCTGGTCCTGATCAGCTCCGCCGCGATCGCCGTGACCATCGCCGCGCGGCGGGCCCGGGAGCGCGGCTGGACGACCGGCTTCGCCGTGATCTCCCTGGTGTTCCTCTACACCACCATCGCGAACGTCATCGAGCGCCCCGATGGCGTGAAAATCGGTGCCTGCTTCATCGCCGGCATCATCCTGGTGTCGTTCCTCTCCCGCCTCGCCCGCGCCTTCGAACTACGCGTCACCAGCGTCGTGCTCGACGAGATGGCCGAGCGGTTCGTGCGCGACATCGCCCACCGCAAGGTCCGGTTCATCGCGAACGAGCCCGACCAACGGGATCTGGCCGAGTACCGCGACAAGGTCAAGCAGATCCGGACCGACAATGACATCCCGGCCGAGGACGACCTCATCTTCGTCGAGGTGACCGTCGGCGACCCCTCGGAATTCGAGAGCGAACTGCGGGTCCGCGGCGAGGTCATGCACGGCCGCTACCGCGTGCTCTGCCTGGAGAGCTCCACCATCTCCAACGCACTGGCCGCGCTGCTGCTGCACGTACGGGACACCACGGGAGCCCTGCCGCACATCTACTTCGAGTGGACCGAAGGCAGTCCCTTCGCCCAGTTCCTCCGCTTCTTCCTCTTCGGCCAGGGTGAAGTCGCCCCCGTCACCCGCGAAGTCCTCCGCGAGGCCGAACCCGACCGCGACCGCCGCCCCCGCGTCCACGTCGGCTGA